CAAGGCCAAAACACGCACCCAGCGGTTTATTTAGAGATAGGTCTATTGAGCACGCTGCTGCCAAAGCGTTGGAGTTGGAAAACTTTATTGGTTTAGTTCGTTCCTTCAAGGCTTAAAGCTTCCCTGTGATCTTATTCTTTTTGACGCTGAATATGCGCCATATGAAATTTTTGCGCCTCATCCAGCGAGTCAAAATGCGTTAATTCGCCGTCTGTGAGCACGCAAAAACGGTTGCAATACTCTTTGAGGCTCGCTATGGAGTGGGACACCAGTATCAAGCTTTTATTTTCTTTTTTCTCGAGCATTTCATCTCGGCATCGATCTTTGAAACGCTGATCCCCAACTGCCAGAACCTCGTCAATCAAATAGCAATCAAAATCAATCGCCATGGAAATACCGAAGGCTAATCGAGCCCGCATCCCGGATGAGTAACTTTTTACCGGCTCTCGGAAAAAACGGCCCAGTTCAGCAAAGTCTTCGACAAAAGGGCGTTTTTTTCGGTAATCCTCACCATAGATTCGGCAGATGAACTTCAGGTTATCAAGCCCCGTCAAGCTACCTTGAAAACCACCACCGAAGCCTAGCGGCCAAGATATCCGCATATCTTTATCTGCATGAATATAACCCGATGTGGGCGCTTCCACCCCACCCAGCAGGCGAATAAGCGTCGATTTGCCTGAGCCATTGCGCCCGAGAATACCCAAGCGATCACCCTTGGCAAGCGTGAAATCAACATCTTTTAACACGGTAAACCAGCCTTGACGGGCAAGGTATTGTTTAGTGACAGAAGAGACAACGATACTCATGGCGCGAGGTACTGCCGTGTTGTTTTCATCATGGCAAGGCCCAGCAGGGTGAGCCCCGCATCCCATCCCAAAAGATACATGGGATCGTAATAGGTGGGCACAGCATCTCCAAACATGCCATGGCGCAGCATTTCCACGCCGTGGACCATCGGGATCCAAAGTAATAATTCGCGGATGGCCGGCGGCATCCAATCGAGCATAAAAAAGGTGCCGGAGAGAAACATCAAAGGCATGCTCATAATGCCCCAGATGCGACCCACCAATTCGTGCCGTTCGCTGGCCGCGCCAAGAACCAACCCCAAACCAAAGCCGAACCAAAGCAATAGCAGCCACGCCGTGATCATTCGCAGCACGTCATCCGGTGCCGGGGATAAGCCGGTAACAATAAACACGATCATCAGCAGAATAAACGCGGCGGTAACCCCGACAAATTCCAAAAGCACGCGGGTAATATAAATATCAATCATCTTAATGTGGCGGTGGTACAGCAAAGCCGAATTCGCGCTCAACGCGCGTTGGCACTGATTGGCCGAATTTCGCCATAACATCAACGAAGAGTAACCGGTGGCAGCAAAAGCCTCGATCGATATGTTTCCACGCTCATGCATGCCCGACATATACCAGAACGTGGAGATGGAGATGACAAACAACGCCGGTTCGAACACCAGCCAGAGCACACCAAAATTATTGCGCCCGAACCGGGTGATCATCTCGCGCAGCATCATGGCGTGGATGACTCGGAACTGGATGGCAAAGGATTGCTTAAATGTCGTGGTCGATTTCATGATCCACCAAATTGAAGCTCGAAAAACTTGTCATTCCCGCGTAGGCGGGAATCCAGCGCCTTGATTTTTCTGGGTTCCCGCTTTCGCGGGAACGACGAATCACGGTATTTCGAGGTGCCCCAAAGTGCGCGAAAAAAAGTACTCATTACTCGATGTGCTCACGAATACCGGCCGTCAGCAATTCAACAATCCCCCAGATAATCAGGCCCAGCAGGAAAGTTGCCAGCACGATTTGCAGGCGATGCGGCAAAAAGGCTTCATCCGGCAAATTGGGTGCTGAAATGCGCTCAAGATAGAGTTGTTTTTTTCGGGCGTCTGCATTGGCTTGCTCCAGCGAGGCTAGTGCACTGCCCAGTTGTTGTTCGGCTAGGCTGTTTTCGAGGGTGAGACGCTGGTACTCGATCATTTTGGTGGCGATAGAACCACCGGACAAACCGGCTACTTTGTTTTCCAGTCGCTCAATTTCATTCTTTAGCAGTGTCTCTTCTCTTTTCAGCACGGGTATTTGCGGACTATTGCCACTAACTACCACCAACTGAGCCAATTGGCTGCGCACATCGAGCAACTTGCCTTGCAGTGTGCCAATCATCGTGAGCGGTAATTCCGCCTCTTTTTGCGGATCAAGTAACCCGGATTCATTGCGGAATTGCGCCAGTTTCGAGGCGGACTCGCGCGCCTGTTCTTTTGCTTTATCTACTTGATTGACTGAAAAAGAAATCGTGTCTCGTCGAGCACGGTCATTGAGTTGGTTAACCAGCTCCTCACTGTAACTAATCAAAGAGCGGTTGATGGTTTGCGCTTCATCTGCCTTGAATGCCTTAACGGAAATAGTGAGCACCGAGCTCATCGGATCGACCGACACGCCTAGCTGCTTGACGAAGTATTTGTAGAAGTTCGCCAGGCTGCCATCCAGCCCGAAACCATTGAAACGGCTGATTGGATCCACATTTTTGGAGGAATACCAGTTTATAACAGGGTATTGCTTGATCAAGCGATCGACGGCCGCGTGAGAGACCACATAGTTTTGTATTACATAGGCATCCGATTGCGAGTTGGAAAACCCAAAGCCTTGAAACAATCCCGATAAACTGGCGCTGGAAATACTGGATTTATCGGCACTGCGAACCACGACTTGTGACTCGGACACATAAATATTCGAGGCAACGAGCCCGTAATAAGCAGAAACGATTAATGTCGGGATCAGTACGAAAATCCAAAAGAAAACGTTCTTGAACAGCTTAAGAATGGAGGACACAACAGATTCCTTTTTGATTATTTGAGCGAATCAAGCTGCGCCAATGCTTGATCGATGTGCTTGGTTTGATGACTGCAACTAATAAAAAAACGCAAACGTGCCGCACGCTCCTCGACCGCAGGGTAAATGATCGGCTGGGCATTGATACCCTGTTCCAAAAGGCTGATCGACAGTTTAACCGCTTTTAGCGAGTTTCCTAAAACCACGGGGACAACGGAATAGCCCATGCTCAAACCCGTGTTGAAACTGTAGGCACGAGCCTGCTCCAAAAAATACCGACCGTTGGTATGCAATGAACTGACCCGTTCTGGTTCAGTCCTCAATATATTTAACGCCGCCAGCGATGCTGCCGCCACAGGCGGCGCCATGCCCACGCTGTAGACAAACCCTGGCGCACTGTAACGCAATTGCTCAATCAGCGCGGTGCTCCCTGCAATGTAGCCACCGCAGCCAGCCAGCGCTTTGCTCAAAGTGCCCATCCAGATATCTACAGCTTTTGCAGGCACGTTGGCGTGTTCGCGCAACCCTAAACCCGTGGCACCCAATACGCCGAATGAGTGCGCTTCATCAACCATGAGTAAAGCGCCGAACTGATTTTTTATCCGCACCAGTTCGGGTAAATCTGGCGCATCCCCATCCATGCTGTAGATGCCTTCCACCACGATTAAAACGCGCTCAAAACGATCGCGCTGTTCGATGAGTAATCGCTCCAGCGCCTCGGTATCGTTATGCGGGAAGCTGCGCCGGGTAGCACCGGAAAGCTGCGCACCGACCAGGGCGCTGTTGTGAATCAGGGCATCGTGCACAATCAGGTCTTTAGCGCCAAACAGATGCCCGATGACCGAGACATTGGTGGCATGGCCGCTTACGAACACCAGCGCGTCATCCACTTGGTACGTTTCGGCCAGTGCGCGCTCCAACTCTCGATGAATCGGTCGCTCACCCGAGACGATGCGGCTGGCCGATACCGAGGTGCCGTAGGTGCCGATGGCCTCGATGGCGGCTTGCTGCACGCGGGGGTCGCTGCTTAAGCCTAAGTAATCGTAGCTGGAGAAGTTAATGCACTCTTTGCCATTGATCACAGTGGTGGCACCCGCTGTGCCTTCATGCAGGCCAAAAAATGGGTTTTCTGCACCGAGCAACTTGGCGGCATCGCGCAGCATTTTTTGCTGCTTGTAGCCTTCGAACTGTTCAAATTGGGTGTAGCTTGACGGGTATTTTTTAGCTGCGGGCAATACAGCTCTGTTCGATTGCCCGCCGTTGGTTTTGGGCGTGAGGAAACGCTTAATCAGCGCCGCTTTGCTGGGCTTTTCCTTGTTGGGCGCATCAGGGGGTGTTGTGTCATATCCATTCATGGCTTAATCAATTCCTTGAGCGCGGATTGTTCATCAATGCTTAGGCCATCGGAATGCTGTTGCACCAGATGGTTCAAGCGCTGGGCTTCTTGCTTTGCGGGTTCGTCTTCTTCGCTGGTGGCGTGCAGCATACTCAAAAGCCGCTCCGCCAGGCGAGTCACGGTGGGGCCTTCATTCAGCGCCATCGCCGAAAGCCGAATACCCACGCGCTTTTCAATGCCCAAGGCCAGTTCAACGGCCATGAGCGAATCAAGACCCATGTCAAAAAGTGAGCGTTGGGTGTCGATTTTCGTGACCGATAAATTCAGCACCTGCGCGACTTCTTCGGCAATCACGGTCGAAAGCTGGCTTAAGGCTTCATCGGAGCTGAGGGTTTTGAGCTTCTCGATGAGTTGATCTTCTTCCAGCACCTCAGCGCGCCCGCCTTCGGCAGTTAAATAGGCAAAACGATTGAGGCTATGCGTCGGCAAGATGCGTTGCAGCGCGGTGCCGCTCAAACTCATCACAGCTAACCCGCTCTCGCCGCTACGCAGGCAGCGCGCCAATACATCCAAGGCTTGAGCGGTAGTAATGGCCTGCCCGCCGGTGCGCGCTTCCAAACTATCCAGCACTTGCTGGTGCTCGGTTAAATACCCCGCATCGCCAATGGGGCCCCACAGCAACGCGGTGCCGGGCAGCCCTTGGCTACGCCGCGTTCGTATCAGTGCTTCCATCGCGGCATTGGCGGCCACATAGTTGGCTTGCCCCGCATTACCCAGCATGGTGGTGACGGATGAATACAGTACGAAAAAATCCAGCGACTGCGTGCGTGTAGCCTGATGCAGATGCCAAGCACCAGCGACTTTGGGCGTAATTACGCGCGCCATGCGCTCGGCATTGAGGTTTTGCATTAAAGCATCGTCCAGCACCATAGCGGCATGGATCACGCCGCGCAGCGGATAGGCCGAGGCGGACTTGTCGGCATACTGAGCGCACAGGTTTTTCACCGCTTCGGCATCACCCACATCCAGCGCCACCACCTCAATCCGTGATTGCAGGGCACCCAACTGTTTGAGTTTTTCGGCGAGGTCTGGGGTATTCACGCCACGCCGTGCCGCTAGAATAACTTTACCCGCGCCGTGTTGCAGTAACCAGCGCGCGGTTTCAAAACCAAAGCCGGTCAGCCCGCCGGTCACCAAATAACTCGCATGGGCCTTGGCCTGCCAGCTTGCGGGAATGGGCGGCACAATGGTTTGTGGTGCGGTGGATAAATCGACCACCAGCTTACCGATGTGCTTGGCTTGTTGCATATTGCGAAAGGCATCCACCACGCGCTCGGCGCTAAAACGCTGATACGGCAAGGGATGTAACACACCCTCGTCGAATAAGGCCATCACGGCGCGAAACACCTCGGCGGTGAGCTCAGGGCGTGCCGCCATCAATTGATCGGCATCAATACCAAAATAGCTAATGTTGTCTTTGAACGGGCGCAACCCCATTGGGGTATTGGCATAAAAATCGCGCTTACCCAATTCCAAAAACCGACCAAAGGGGCGCAACACATCCAGATTGCGCTCGATGGCTTCG
This region of Halothiobacillus neapolitanus c2 genomic DNA includes:
- a CDS encoding ABC transporter ATP-binding protein, producing the protein MSIVVSSVTKQYLARQGWFTVLKDVDFTLAKGDRLGILGRNGSGKSTLIRLLGGVEAPTSGYIHADKDMRISWPLGFGGGFQGSLTGLDNLKFICRIYGEDYRKKRPFVEDFAELGRFFREPVKSYSSGMRARLAFGISMAIDFDCYLIDEVLAVGDQRFKDRCRDEMLEKKENKSLILVSHSIASLKEYCNRFCVLTDGELTHFDSLDEAQKFHMAHIQRQKE
- a CDS encoding ABC transporter permease, whose protein sequence is MKSTTTFKQSFAIQFRVIHAMMLREMITRFGRNNFGVLWLVFEPALFVISISTFWYMSGMHERGNISIEAFAATGYSSLMLWRNSANQCQRALSANSALLYHRHIKMIDIYITRVLLEFVGVTAAFILLMIVFIVTGLSPAPDDVLRMITAWLLLLWFGFGLGLVLGAASERHELVGRIWGIMSMPLMFLSGTFFMLDWMPPAIRELLLWIPMVHGVEMLRHGMFGDAVPTYYDPMYLLGWDAGLTLLGLAMMKTTRQYLAP
- a CDS encoding lipopolysaccharide biosynthesis protein is translated as MSSILKLFKNVFFWIFVLIPTLIVSAYYGLVASNIYVSESQVVVRSADKSSISSASLSGLFQGFGFSNSQSDAYVIQNYVVSHAAVDRLIKQYPVINWYSSKNVDPISRFNGFGLDGSLANFYKYFVKQLGVSVDPMSSVLTISVKAFKADEAQTINRSLISYSEELVNQLNDRARRDTISFSVNQVDKAKEQARESASKLAQFRNESGLLDPQKEAELPLTMIGTLQGKLLDVRSQLAQLVVVSGNSPQIPVLKREETLLKNEIERLENKVAGLSGGSIATKMIEYQRLTLENSLAEQQLGSALASLEQANADARKKQLYLERISAPNLPDEAFLPHRLQIVLATFLLGLIIWGIVELLTAGIREHIE
- a CDS encoding aminotransferase class I/II-fold pyridoxal phosphate-dependent enzyme; the encoded protein is MNGYDTTPPDAPNKEKPSKAALIKRFLTPKTNGGQSNRAVLPAAKKYPSSYTQFEQFEGYKQQKMLRDAAKLLGAENPFFGLHEGTAGATTVINGKECINFSSYDYLGLSSDPRVQQAAIEAIGTYGTSVSASRIVSGERPIHRELERALAETYQVDDALVFVSGHATNVSVIGHLFGAKDLIVHDALIHNSALVGAQLSGATRRSFPHNDTEALERLLIEQRDRFERVLIVVEGIYSMDGDAPDLPELVRIKNQFGALLMVDEAHSFGVLGATGLGLREHANVPAKAVDIWMGTLSKALAGCGGYIAGSTALIEQLRYSAPGFVYSVGMAPPVAAASLAALNILRTEPERVSSLHTNGRYFLEQARAYSFNTGLSMGYSVVPVVLGNSLKAVKLSISLLEQGINAQPIIYPAVEERAARLRFFISCSHQTKHIDQALAQLDSLK